From Draconibacterium halophilum, one genomic window encodes:
- the dprA gene encoding DNA-processing protein DprA, with amino-acid sequence MNEDLKYKIALSMLPNIGGILARNLVAYIGSAEGVFSQSAKALTKVPGIGELYARQIKKSNVIPKAEKELEYIDKNGIGVHFYTDSTYPRRLKSCVDAPLIIYTRGKMNLDTERVISIVGTRNATEYGKSIVNDLCREFAERKYNILVVSGLAYGIDVQAHRSALKYKLPTVGVVAHGMDMLYPAIHKQTATKMLECGGIITDFPSNSKIDPTNFIKRNRIIAGLADATIVVESAAKGGSLITADIASSYNRDVFAFPGRSGDTYSKGCNQLIRNHGATLIENIEDLEYFMGWEVSDKVEAIQSSLFIDLNPQEQKVIDLLKEKGELFIDQISGEIKLPVSRVSAMMLNLEFKNLLIALPGKMYKLR; translated from the coding sequence ATGAATGAAGATCTTAAATACAAAATTGCATTATCGATGCTTCCCAACATTGGCGGAATTCTTGCCCGCAATTTGGTTGCCTATATTGGCAGTGCCGAGGGTGTTTTTTCGCAATCGGCAAAAGCATTAACAAAAGTTCCAGGAATAGGCGAACTTTATGCCCGTCAGATAAAGAAAAGCAATGTTATACCAAAGGCTGAAAAGGAGTTGGAGTACATTGATAAAAACGGAATTGGTGTTCATTTTTATACCGATTCAACTTATCCCCGAAGATTAAAAAGCTGTGTAGATGCGCCTCTTATAATTTACACAAGGGGGAAGATGAATCTCGACACCGAGCGTGTGATCAGCATTGTTGGGACGCGTAACGCCACGGAATATGGAAAATCAATCGTTAATGATCTTTGCCGCGAATTTGCAGAAAGGAAATACAACATTCTCGTTGTTAGCGGCCTGGCATACGGCATTGATGTGCAAGCTCACCGAAGTGCACTGAAATACAAGCTGCCCACCGTTGGAGTTGTTGCTCATGGAATGGACATGCTTTACCCGGCAATTCATAAACAAACGGCAACAAAAATGCTGGAATGCGGCGGAATTATTACTGATTTTCCAAGTAACTCAAAGATCGATCCAACCAATTTTATTAAACGAAATCGTATTATCGCAGGATTGGCCGATGCTACAATTGTAGTTGAGTCGGCAGCAAAGGGAGGCTCATTAATTACAGCCGATATTGCCTCGTCATATAACCGCGATGTGTTTGCTTTTCCCGGACGTTCGGGTGATACCTATTCAAAAGGTTGTAATCAACTGATTAGAAACCACGGCGCCACGCTAATTGAGAATATTGAAGATCTTGAATATTTTATGGGTTGGGAAGTAAGCGATAAAGTTGAAGCCATTCAGTCGAGTTTGTTTATTGATTTAAACCCGCAGGAACAAAAAGTAATTGATCTTTTAAAAGAAAAAGGGGAACTGTTTATCGATCAGATTTCAGGCGAAATAAAACTTCCTGTAAGTCGTGTTTCGGCCATGATGCTAAACCTTGAGTTTAAGAACCTTTTGATTGCCCTACCGGGGAAAATGTACAAATTGAGATAA
- a CDS encoding DEAD/DEAH box helicase: MKKTFEDLKVAKSILKSLDDIGFTTPTPIQEKAIPKINSGVNIVGVAQTGTGKTAAYLLPLLTRLRKPEGTDPRVVVIVPTRELAIQVGEDIAELISYSELRHAAVFGGIGWTKHAALLEPGIDILVATPGRMWDLYQAGALRLKKVKYLVIDEADRMLDLGFMPQIQQLQEILPSRRQNLLFSATFSEKIETLAEDFLDHYDKLEIAPSATPVGLVTQICYKVPNYRTKLNLIKYLLEDAENFSRVVIFVKTKEHAEGVYKVVQRKAEGEKRILHSNKSQNSRINSIQAFKKGEVRILITTDVSARGMDVSQVSHVINFDLPNDYDDYIHRIGRTARAGNKGDAITLIDPAAEWHWKHIESLMRKEIKLLDLPKEVEVAESESKEEQDMLREIDRQRKIEDPSFQGAFHQKKRKGSSKRSFEDKFSRTKERQKRKKRR, translated from the coding sequence ATGAAAAAGACTTTTGAAGATTTAAAAGTTGCAAAATCAATATTAAAATCGCTTGACGATATTGGGTTTACTACACCAACGCCCATACAAGAGAAAGCAATTCCGAAGATTAATTCAGGAGTTAATATTGTAGGAGTAGCGCAAACCGGTACCGGCAAAACTGCTGCCTATCTGCTTCCCCTGCTTACGCGATTAAGAAAGCCGGAAGGAACAGATCCACGAGTTGTAGTGATTGTTCCCACACGCGAATTGGCCATTCAGGTCGGTGAAGATATTGCTGAATTAATAAGTTACTCTGAATTACGCCATGCTGCAGTATTTGGCGGTATTGGCTGGACAAAACATGCTGCCCTGCTCGAACCGGGCATCGATATTCTTGTTGCTACACCCGGCCGCATGTGGGATTTATACCAGGCAGGAGCTTTACGCTTAAAGAAAGTGAAATACCTGGTTATCGACGAAGCCGACCGCATGCTGGACTTGGGATTTATGCCACAAATCCAACAGCTACAAGAGATCCTGCCGTCACGCAGACAAAACCTTTTATTTTCGGCTACATTTTCGGAAAAAATAGAAACGCTTGCCGAGGATTTTCTCGACCATTATGACAAACTTGAAATAGCACCCTCGGCAACTCCGGTTGGTCTGGTAACACAAATTTGTTATAAGGTTCCGAATTACAGAACAAAGCTCAATCTGATCAAATACCTGCTTGAAGATGCAGAAAACTTTAGCCGCGTAGTTATTTTTGTAAAAACAAAAGAACATGCCGAGGGAGTGTACAAAGTTGTTCAGCGAAAAGCAGAGGGAGAAAAGCGTATTCTCCATTCTAACAAATCACAAAACTCGCGTATAAATTCTATACAGGCATTTAAAAAGGGTGAGGTTCGGATACTCATTACTACCGATGTTTCGGCACGGGGGATGGATGTGAGCCAGGTGAGCCACGTTATAAATTTCGATCTGCCGAATGATTACGACGATTATATTCACCGAATTGGCCGAACTGCGCGTGCTGGGAATAAGGGTGATGCCATTACATTAATCGACCCGGCCGCTGAATGGCACTGGAAACATATTGAAAGTTTAATGCGCAAAGAGATTAAGCTTCTTGATTTGCCAAAAGAGGTTGAAGTGGCCGAATCGGAATCTAAAGAAGAACAGGATATGTTGCGCGAAATCGATCGGCAGCGCAAAATCGAAGATCCGTCTTTCCAGGGAGCTTTTCATCAGAAAAAAAGAAAAGGGTCTTCCAAACGTTCTTTTGAAGATAAGTTTTCGCGCACTAAAGAGCGTCAAAAAAGAAAGAAAAGAAGATAA
- a CDS encoding ExbD/TolR family protein, with the protein MSKFRKDDGKELPPISTASLPDIVFMLLFFFMVSTTMREVTLKVKMNIPQATELSKLEKKSLVSYIYIGEPLPAFQKTFGKAPRIQLNDQFATVDEVQDFVIAEREARDEAEQPFMVTSLKIDENTRMSIVGDVKQELRKSAALNINYSARKRAER; encoded by the coding sequence ATGAGCAAGTTTAGAAAAGATGATGGTAAGGAATTACCTCCTATTTCAACGGCTTCGTTGCCTGATATTGTGTTCATGCTTCTGTTCTTCTTTATGGTTAGTACAACTATGCGTGAGGTAACACTAAAGGTGAAAATGAATATTCCACAAGCTACTGAATTAAGTAAACTGGAAAAAAAATCTTTAGTAAGTTACATTTACATTGGAGAACCTCTTCCTGCGTTTCAGAAAACGTTTGGTAAGGCTCCACGTATTCAGTTGAACGACCAATTCGCAACAGTTGATGAAGTACAAGACTTTGTTATAGCGGAACGTGAAGCCCGAGATGAGGCTGAACAACCTTTTATGGTAACTTCGTTGAAAATTGATGAGAATACGAGAATGAGTATTGTTGGCGATGTAAAGCAGGAATTGCGTAAATCGGCTGCATTAAACATTAACTACTCAGCAAGAAAGAGAGCTGAAAGATAA
- a CDS encoding ExbD/TolR family protein — MAKKIPEIPAASLADIAFMLLIFFLVTTTMDVDSGLRRKLPQWVDPDELKDQNNEINERNIFVVLVNKNNDLLVEGDYEQIENLRERAKEFMANPYNAENLPEKEPMEIPYFGQVMVTKGVISLRNDLDTQYGTYLAVQNELVAAINELRDELAKQEFGKAYEDLDGDKQDAIRKIYPQKISEAEPKGKI; from the coding sequence ATGGCTAAAAAAATACCTGAAATACCAGCAGCATCTTTAGCAGATATTGCATTTATGTTGCTGATCTTCTTCCTGGTAACAACCACGATGGACGTTGACAGCGGTCTTCGAAGAAAACTTCCGCAATGGGTCGATCCTGACGAATTAAAGGATCAGAATAACGAAATCAATGAAAGGAATATTTTTGTTGTGCTTGTTAATAAGAATAACGACCTGTTAGTGGAAGGTGACTACGAACAAATTGAGAATCTGCGTGAAAGGGCAAAAGAATTTATGGCGAACCCATATAATGCTGAAAATTTGCCTGAGAAAGAACCCATGGAGATACCATACTTTGGACAAGTTATGGTAACAAAAGGGGTGATTTCATTACGAAACGATTTAGATACTCAATATGGGACCTATCTCGCTGTTCAAAACGAACTGGTTGCTGCCATTAATGAATTAAGAGACGAGTTGGCTAAACAAGAGTTTGGTAAAGCTTATGAAGATCTTGATGGTGACAAACAAGACGCCATCCGAAAGATTTATCCTCAGAAAATTTCTGAAGCTGAACCAAAAGGTAAAATTTAA
- a CDS encoding MotA/TolQ/ExbB proton channel family protein: protein MKRLFALIAVFGMLFFMASNVALAQEEEAAATETATEQVEETSAAIAEEEAAATAEEGQSLHSQLKQKFIEGNPTFMTFVLVALILGLAFAIERVLYLNLATSNTKKLLAEVEEALESGGVEAAKEVCRNTRGPVAGIFYQGLDRFDHGIDVVEKTVISYGGVQAGLLEKGLSWIALFIALAPMLGFMGTVIGMIGAFDAIQVAGDISPSLVAGGIKVALITTVTGLIVAIILQIFYNYCVAKIDSIINNMEDASISLLDLLVKHNMKK from the coding sequence ATGAAAAGACTATTCGCGTTAATAGCCGTATTTGGGATGCTGTTTTTTATGGCATCTAATGTAGCGCTTGCTCAGGAGGAAGAAGCAGCTGCCACTGAAACTGCTACTGAACAAGTAGAGGAAACATCTGCTGCAATAGCGGAAGAAGAAGCTGCTGCAACTGCAGAAGAAGGTCAGTCACTTCACAGTCAGTTAAAACAAAAATTTATTGAAGGTAATCCTACTTTCATGACTTTCGTATTGGTAGCCCTTATTTTAGGTCTTGCCTTTGCAATTGAAAGAGTTCTTTACCTTAACCTTGCAACCAGTAACACTAAAAAACTATTGGCTGAAGTTGAAGAAGCATTAGAGAGTGGTGGTGTTGAGGCTGCAAAAGAAGTATGTCGTAATACTCGCGGACCTGTTGCAGGTATTTTCTACCAAGGTCTTGATCGTTTCGATCACGGTATCGACGTAGTTGAAAAAACAGTTATTTCTTACGGTGGTGTTCAGGCTGGTCTTTTAGAAAAAGGATTAAGCTGGATCGCACTTTTCATCGCTTTGGCTCCGATGCTTGGTTTCATGGGTACAGTAATCGGTATGATTGGCGCTTTCGATGCTATCCAGGTAGCAGGTGACATTAGCCCGTCTCTTGTAGCTGGTGGTATTAAAGTAGCTTTGATTACAACTGTAACAGGTCTTATTGTTGCTATTATTCTTCAGATTTTCTACAACTACTGTGTAGCTAAAATCGATAGCATTATTAACAACATGGAAGATGCATCTATCTCGTTGTTAGACTTGTTGGTAAAACATAACATGAAAAAATAG
- a CDS encoding asparaginase, translating to MTKKTAKKTSILIIYTGGTIGMVQDAKNGALKPVKFDKIQEVVPELKKFDFIIKTITFNPALDSSNMNPMSWIKIAKTIERYYNAYDGFVVLHGTDTMAYTASALSYMFENLDKPIVLTGSQLPIGVIRTDGKENLITAVEIAAGKVSGESLVPEVCIYFDFKLYRGNRTLKRDAELFSAFRSVNYPALAVAGIDIKYRIEFIYYPENKGILKVNTDFDDNVVILKIFPGINQNVFNSVLNTPGLKGVVFETFGSGNVPTSRWLINAIKRTIKRGIVVLNVTQCQGGKVVMGQYQTSVELLNAGVVSAKDMTTEAAVTKLMFLLGQGLKPDEIKMYLNKSLRGEISE from the coding sequence ATGACCAAAAAAACTGCCAAAAAAACTTCCATATTAATTATATATACCGGAGGTACCATTGGTATGGTTCAAGATGCCAAAAATGGTGCCTTAAAACCGGTGAAGTTCGATAAAATTCAGGAGGTGGTTCCTGAGTTGAAAAAATTTGATTTTATTATTAAAACCATCACTTTTAATCCGGCCCTCGATTCTTCTAATATGAATCCCATGTCGTGGATAAAAATTGCCAAAACCATTGAACGTTATTATAATGCCTACGATGGTTTTGTTGTTTTGCACGGAACCGATACTATGGCTTACACCGCATCGGCACTAAGTTATATGTTCGAAAACCTCGATAAACCAATTGTTTTAACCGGATCGCAATTGCCAATCGGAGTGATACGTACAGATGGAAAAGAAAACCTGATCACAGCGGTTGAAATTGCGGCGGGTAAAGTGTCCGGGGAAAGTCTGGTTCCCGAAGTGTGTATTTATTTTGATTTTAAATTATACCGCGGGAACCGCACTTTAAAACGTGATGCCGAATTGTTCAGCGCGTTTCGTTCAGTGAATTATCCGGCATTGGCTGTTGCTGGTATCGACATAAAATATCGTATCGAATTTATTTATTACCCGGAGAATAAAGGAATATTAAAAGTAAACACCGACTTTGATGATAATGTCGTTATTCTTAAAATATTTCCGGGAATTAATCAGAATGTATTTAATTCAGTATTGAATACCCCCGGATTGAAAGGAGTTGTATTTGAGACATTTGGGTCGGGAAATGTCCCTACTTCCCGATGGTTGATTAATGCAATTAAACGAACTATAAAACGTGGTATTGTGGTACTGAATGTAACGCAATGCCAGGGGGGTAAGGTTGTCATGGGGCAATATCAAACAAGTGTTGAGTTATTGAATGCCGGGGTGGTTTCGGCTAAAGATATGACTACTGAAGCAGCCGTTACAAAGTTGATGTTTTTGCTTGGGCAAGGCCTAAAACCGGACGAAATTAAAATGTACCTCAATAAAAGTCTGCGCGGGGAAATTAGTGAATAG
- a CDS encoding TatD family hydrolase translates to MLIDTHSHIYSEDFIQDRDEALKRADESGIKKIILPNIDSGSIKHMLDLAGAYPNLCFPLIGLHPTSVEDDYQEELEAIDYWLQRRKFYGIGEIGIDLYWESKFEKEQKDAFRYQLRLAKNLNLPVVIHVRNSFNQTYEIVKEEQDGTLRGVFHCFSGTIEEAHKITELGFLLGIGGVVTFKNSDLDEVIKDIDPHHIVLETDSPYLAPVPKRGKRNESSYLIHVAQKVADVYRLPLTRIAEITTTNARNLFGI, encoded by the coding sequence ATGTTAATAGATACACATTCTCATATATATTCAGAAGATTTCATTCAAGATCGAGACGAAGCTTTGAAACGTGCTGATGAGAGCGGAATTAAAAAGATCATATTGCCAAACATTGATTCGGGCTCCATAAAGCACATGCTTGATCTGGCAGGTGCTTATCCGAATTTATGTTTTCCGCTTATTGGCTTGCATCCTACTTCGGTAGAAGATGATTACCAGGAAGAGTTGGAGGCGATTGATTATTGGTTACAGCGACGAAAATTCTACGGTATTGGCGAAATTGGTATCGATTTGTATTGGGAAAGTAAATTTGAAAAAGAACAAAAGGATGCATTTCGTTATCAGTTGCGTTTGGCAAAAAATTTAAACTTACCGGTTGTAATACACGTGCGCAATTCCTTCAACCAGACCTATGAAATTGTAAAAGAAGAACAAGACGGAACCTTACGAGGTGTTTTTCACTGTTTTAGTGGAACAATAGAGGAAGCACATAAAATAACAGAACTCGGTTTTTTGCTTGGAATTGGAGGGGTTGTTACATTTAAAAACAGCGATCTTGATGAAGTGATTAAAGATATCGATCCCCATCATATCGTTCTTGAAACCGATTCTCCATACCTGGCGCCAGTTCCGAAAAGAGGAAAACGTAACGAAAGTTCCTATCTTATTCATGTAGCACAGAAAGTTGCTGACGTATACCGCTTACCACTCACTCGCATTGCCGAAATTACCACCACCAATGCCCGTAATTTATTCGGAATTTGA
- the gdhA gene encoding NADP-specific glutamate dehydrogenase — protein sequence MKTDINEFIANLEHRTPGENEFHQAVEEVIGSVWDFYEKNPRYQRANILARMVEPERVIMFRVPWVNDRGEVQINRGYRVEFNSALGPYKGGLRFHASVTLSILKFLGFEQTFKNSLTTLPMGGGKGGSDFSPKGKSDGEIMRFCQSFMTELYRHIGPNTDVPAGDIGVGGREIGYLFGQYKRLKNEFTGVLTGKGLSWGGSLIRPEATGFGAVYFAQHMLHRIGKDIEGQTISVSGFGNVAWGAISKINELGGKVVTISGPDGYIYDKNGISSEKVEYLLELRSTNNDIVSPYAEEFDAVFVPDKRPWEVPVDLAMPCATENEVGLDDAKELAKNGCKLLAEASNMGCTAEAVDFLTVAMDYAPGKAVNAGGVAVSGLEMSQNSMRINWPREEVDERLKGIMKAIHETCVGYGTKGNKVDYVKGANVGGFVKVAEAMLAQGVV from the coding sequence ATGAAAACAGATATAAATGAATTCATCGCGAATTTGGAGCACAGAACTCCGGGGGAAAATGAATTTCACCAGGCAGTGGAAGAAGTAATCGGTTCGGTTTGGGATTTTTATGAAAAGAATCCACGTTACCAACGCGCGAACATTCTGGCGCGAATGGTTGAGCCCGAGCGCGTAATCATGTTCCGGGTGCCTTGGGTTAATGATCGGGGCGAAGTGCAAATAAACCGTGGATACCGGGTTGAATTTAATTCGGCACTGGGGCCTTATAAAGGAGGATTGCGGTTTCATGCCAGCGTAACTTTAAGTATTTTAAAGTTTCTCGGATTTGAACAAACTTTTAAAAATAGCCTTACAACACTGCCAATGGGGGGAGGAAAAGGAGGATCAGACTTTAGTCCCAAAGGTAAAAGCGATGGTGAGATCATGCGGTTTTGTCAAAGTTTTATGACAGAGTTGTATCGTCATATCGGGCCAAATACCGATGTTCCTGCCGGCGATATTGGCGTTGGCGGACGAGAGATTGGCTACTTGTTCGGTCAATATAAACGATTAAAAAATGAATTTACAGGTGTGCTAACCGGAAAGGGTTTGTCTTGGGGAGGAAGTTTAATTCGCCCGGAAGCAACTGGTTTTGGTGCGGTATATTTTGCCCAGCACATGTTGCATCGAATTGGAAAAGATATAGAAGGTCAAACAATATCAGTGTCAGGTTTTGGAAACGTTGCCTGGGGGGCTATCTCAAAAATTAATGAGCTTGGCGGAAAAGTAGTAACCATTTCCGGACCGGATGGCTACATCTACGACAAGAATGGAATAAGTAGTGAGAAAGTTGAATACCTGCTTGAGTTGCGCTCTACCAATAATGACATTGTTTCGCCGTATGCCGAAGAGTTTGATGCCGTATTTGTTCCGGATAAGCGCCCCTGGGAAGTACCGGTTGATCTGGCAATGCCATGTGCCACCGAAAATGAAGTTGGGTTGGACGATGCAAAAGAATTGGCTAAGAATGGTTGTAAACTGTTAGCAGAAGCATCTAATATGGGATGTACAGCCGAAGCCGTAGACTTTTTGACTGTAGCAATGGATTATGCTCCGGGGAAAGCTGTTAACGCTGGAGGTGTTGCTGTTTCAGGACTTGAAATGTCGCAAAACAGTATGCGAATTAATTGGCCACGCGAAGAAGTGGACGAACGTTTAAAAGGTATAATGAAAGCGATTCACGAAACTTGTGTAGGTTATGGAACCAAAGGCAATAAAGTCGATTATGTGAAAGGAGCCAACGTTGGAGGCTTTGTAAAAGTTGCCGAAGCTATGTTGGCACAAGGAGTAGTTTAG
- the groL gene encoding chaperonin GroEL (60 kDa chaperone family; promotes refolding of misfolded polypeptides especially under stressful conditions; forms two stacked rings of heptamers to form a barrel-shaped 14mer; ends can be capped by GroES; misfolded proteins enter the barrel where they are refolded when GroES binds): MAKEIKFDIEARDLLKSGVDQLANAVKVTLGPKGRNVVIEKKFGAPQITKDGVTVAKEIDLSDAYENMGAQMVKEVASKTGDDAGDGTTTATVLAQSIINVGLKNVTAGANPMDLKRGIDKAVKAVVESIADQAQTIGDDYAKIESVAKVSANNDSVIGSLIAEAMKKVHKEGVITIEESKGTDTYVDVVEGMQFDRGYLSPYFVTDAEKMVAELENPYILIYDKKISTMKDLLPVLEATAQSGRPLMIISEDVDGEALATLVVNRLRGSLKVCAVKAPGFGDRRKEMLEDIAILTGGTVITEEKGMKLEQATIDMLGQCEKITVDKENTTVVNGAGAKKAIAARVNQIKTQMGTTTSDYDKEKLQERLAKLAGGVAVIYVGAASEVEMKEKKDRVDDALHATRAAVEEGIVPGGGVAFVRAIAALENVKGDNDDETTGVEIVKRAIEEPLRQIVANAGKEGAVVVQNVKDGEGDYGYNARTDEYQKLYEVGVIDPAKVTRVALENAASIAGMFLTTETVIVEEKEDAPAMPPMGGGPGMGGMGGMM; this comes from the coding sequence ATGGCTAAAGAAATTAAATTCGATATTGAAGCACGCGATTTGCTTAAGAGCGGTGTAGACCAATTGGCTAACGCTGTAAAAGTTACTTTAGGACCAAAAGGTCGTAATGTGGTAATCGAGAAAAAATTTGGTGCACCACAAATTACTAAAGACGGTGTAACAGTTGCAAAAGAAATTGATTTGAGTGATGCATATGAAAATATGGGTGCGCAAATGGTTAAAGAAGTAGCTTCGAAAACCGGCGACGACGCTGGTGATGGTACTACTACGGCAACTGTTTTGGCACAATCGATCATTAACGTTGGTTTGAAAAACGTAACTGCAGGTGCTAACCCAATGGATCTGAAACGCGGTATCGACAAAGCTGTAAAGGCTGTTGTGGAAAGTATTGCTGACCAGGCTCAAACTATTGGCGATGATTATGCAAAAATCGAATCGGTTGCAAAAGTTTCAGCAAACAACGATAGTGTTATCGGATCATTAATCGCCGAGGCGATGAAAAAAGTACACAAAGAAGGTGTTATCACAATCGAAGAATCAAAAGGAACTGATACTTACGTTGACGTTGTTGAAGGTATGCAATTCGACCGTGGTTACCTTTCTCCATATTTTGTAACCGACGCTGAAAAAATGGTTGCAGAATTGGAGAATCCATATATTTTGATCTACGACAAGAAGATTAGTACAATGAAAGACCTTCTTCCGGTATTGGAAGCAACAGCTCAGAGTGGTCGTCCGTTGATGATCATTTCAGAAGATGTTGATGGCGAAGCATTGGCAACTTTGGTTGTTAACCGTTTGCGCGGTTCGTTGAAAGTATGTGCTGTTAAAGCTCCTGGTTTTGGCGATCGCAGAAAAGAAATGTTGGAAGACATTGCCATCCTGACAGGTGGTACAGTTATTACCGAAGAAAAAGGTATGAAACTGGAGCAGGCTACAATTGATATGTTGGGTCAGTGCGAAAAAATTACTGTTGATAAGGAAAATACAACTGTTGTTAACGGTGCCGGTGCAAAAAAAGCTATTGCTGCCCGTGTTAACCAGATCAAAACTCAGATGGGAACTACAACTTCTGATTACGACAAAGAAAAACTGCAAGAGCGTTTGGCTAAGTTAGCCGGTGGTGTTGCTGTTATCTATGTTGGTGCAGCTTCAGAAGTGGAAATGAAAGAGAAAAAAGATCGCGTTGACGATGCGTTGCACGCAACTCGTGCTGCTGTTGAAGAAGGAATTGTTCCTGGTGGTGGTGTTGCTTTCGTTCGTGCAATTGCTGCATTGGAAAATGTAAAAGGCGACAACGACGACGAAACAACAGGTGTTGAAATCGTTAAACGTGCCATTGAAGAGCCACTGCGTCAGATTGTAGCTAACGCTGGCAAAGAAGGTGCTGTAGTTGTTCAGAATGTGAAAGACGGCGAAGGCGATTACGGTTACAATGCCCGTACTGATGAATACCAGAAGCTTTACGAAGTTGGTGTTATCGACCCTGCAAAAGTAACTCGTGTTGCACTTGAAAACGCTGCTTCAATTGCCGGTATGTTCTTAACTACTGAAACAGTAATTGTTGAAGAAAAAGAAGATGCTCCTGCTATGCCTCCAATGGGTGGTGGTCCAGGAATGGGCGGCATGGGCGGCATGATGTAA
- a CDS encoding co-chaperone GroES codes for MADLKGKILAGKILVQAQEAEEKTVSGIIIPDSAKEKPQVGTVVLVGADKKDEPMELKAGDIVFYGRYSGTELNIDGVDYLLMSQSDVLYIN; via the coding sequence ATGGCAGATTTAAAAGGTAAAATTCTTGCTGGAAAGATCCTGGTTCAAGCTCAGGAAGCAGAAGAAAAAACAGTGAGTGGAATCATAATCCCTGATTCAGCAAAGGAAAAACCACAGGTTGGTACTGTTGTATTAGTAGGTGCTGATAAAAAAGATGAGCCAATGGAATTAAAAGCTGGTGACATTGTTTTTTACGGTAGGTATTCAGGTACCGAGTTGAACATTGATGGAGTAGACTATTTGTTGATGTCGCAGTCTGACGTTTTATACATTAACTAA
- the secG gene encoding preprotein translocase subunit SecG has translation MYTLITVLLFIVCILLVLIVLVQNSKGGGLASNFQSSGQVMGVRKTTDFLEKGTWFLAAALLFLSVVGAGFIPREQTEVDQSRVQEQIETAVDPTQVPTFPTTPPAATEETPAAEDEGGEN, from the coding sequence ATGTATACTTTAATCACCGTTTTACTATTTATCGTTTGTATCCTTTTGGTACTGATTGTACTGGTACAAAACTCTAAAGGCGGAGGTCTGGCAAGTAACTTCCAGTCTTCAGGTCAGGTTATGGGCGTGCGAAAAACAACCGACTTTCTTGAAAAAGGAACGTGGTTTTTGGCAGCAGCTTTATTATTCCTTTCTGTTGTTGGAGCTGGTTTTATACCGCGTGAACAAACCGAGGTAGACCAAAGCCGGGTACAGGAGCAGATTGAAACAGCTGTTGATCCTACTCAGGTGCCAACATTCCCAACAACGCCTCCGGCTGCAACTGAAGAAACTCCGGCTGCGGAAGATGAAGGTGGTGAAAATTAG
- a CDS encoding LptE family protein: MLRKLLFMAVLAGLVGILAPSCKVSYSFTGANLSPEVKTFTVYYFPNRARLINPTLSQSFTEEMREKLTRQTSLNELSESGDLEFEGQITGYEFRPMSVQKEDVSAQTRLTVTINVKYTNNKVPEDNFEQSFSAYEDFDSNLSISSVEEDLSAEIIEKLTEDIFNATIANW, translated from the coding sequence ATGTTGCGAAAACTATTGTTTATGGCCGTGTTGGCCGGTTTGGTTGGCATTTTAGCACCATCGTGTAAAGTTAGCTATTCATTTACCGGCGCTAACTTATCGCCTGAGGTAAAGACATTTACGGTGTATTATTTCCCCAATCGGGCACGTTTAATCAATCCTACACTTAGCCAAAGTTTTACCGAAGAAATGCGCGAAAAATTAACGCGCCAAACCTCGTTAAATGAACTTTCGGAGAGTGGCGATCTTGAATTTGAAGGGCAGATTACGGGTTATGAATTCCGGCCAATGTCCGTTCAGAAAGAGGATGTGTCGGCGCAAACACGCCTGACTGTTACAATTAATGTAAAGTACACAAATAATAAGGTGCCCGAAGATAATTTCGAACAATCGTTCTCGGCATACGAAGACTTTGATAGTAATCTTTCTATCAGTTCGGTTGAAGAAGATTTGAGTGCCGAAATTATTGAAAAACTTACCGAGGATATTTTTAACGCCACAATTGCAAACTGGTAA